AATTCAGTTACATTTAATATGCTAACAGTGCTGCTGTTACCACCTACATACAGTACTAAATGTTAGTCAAATTCTACTAGTAATTGGTGTGCACATTAAGTAAGTTAGTTGTAAAGTTTCAccagggcaaaaaaaatgtcttacctCCCCAGAAGTGTGCCTCCTGTCAGGGAGCACCAGAGTGTTGGCGTGACTTCCAGGGACTACGGTAGAGCCAATACTCATCCTGGGTCCAACCAACATGTACCGTTTATCTCCAGATCTGTACTGGATGCTGTGACACAGCGTGCCATCATAATTAGCTTCTTGGAGATATTTGGAAGTGTACTCTGTGGATTTGGAGCACTGCATTGCAATCAGCACAATGATGCTGATGACAAAAAGGAGCGAGACCGAGCCCAAAGTGATGATGAGATAAAAAGTCATATTGTCCTCCTCCTGCTCCGATTTCGCTGCACTTTTAACATCCGAAGCTGCAAAAGCTTCTTTGGGCTCCACAAGTTTGACAGTCACAGTGGCTGTTGCTGAAAGCGAAACATTTCCATTGTCTTTGACCAGTATAAGCAGTTTATGCTCAGCCTCATCGGTCTCAGTTAACGAGCGAAGTGTTCTGATCTGGCCGGTATAACGGTCCAAAGAAAAGAGACTATGGTCAGTGACTTGTCCAAGGGAAAAGAGTAACCAGCCATTATATCCTATATCAGCGTCATAGGCTCTTACTTTAGTCACCAAGTCTCCTGCTTTCATATTACGTGGAATCTCCTCCACACCTTCAGCAGAACCGTTGGAGCTGATTGGATACAAGATGACTGGAGCGTTGTCATTCTGATCCAGAATAAACACCTTCACTGTCACATTGCTGCTCAGTGGAGGACTTCCGCCATCGGTAGCCACCACTTGAAAATGGAAACTTTTCAGGATCTCAAAGTCAAAACTTTTTAGTGCTGTAATGTCGCCAGTCTCAGGGttgatgtttaaaaatgttgacaTTTTAGCTTGACTTCCTTCTCCTCTGCTAATGTGATACGTCAAGGCAGCATTTTCATTTAAGTCTTTATCAAAAGCAGTGACAGAAAAAATGGAGTTCCCCTGGATGTTATTTTCCATCAGATAAAGTTGGATTGGGTTGTGCATAAAAGTTGGAATATTATCATTTACATCTGACACTTCAAGatgaattattttaaaagtgGACAGAGGAGGTTGACCACAGTCTGTAGCTGTGATGGTGATGTCATAATCTGACACTAATTCTCTATCCAGTCTGTCTTTCAGGACTAATGAGTACATGTTATCTTTAAATGAAGGTTTTATTTCAAATGGAGCATTTTGTGAAAGACTGCATATTACTTTGCCATTTAATCCGACATCTTTGTCCGTAATGCTTATGAGGGAAATGATAGTTCCTGGTTTGGAATCTTCTGCTACCGTTTTTGACAGAGAAGTCACATCTATTTCAGGTTGGTTGTCATTTTCATCAAGAATTTTGATGATGACCCTGCAATCAGTGCTCAAAGGAAGATGTCCTTTGTCTATGGCTTGGACGTCTAATTTGTAAACATCAGCCTTCTCAAAGTCAAGTTGAGCCTTAATTGTTATTTCACCAGTACTTATATCTAAATTGAACATTTCATAGATTTCAGAGTCAAGCTCTCCTCCAAAATAATATTCAACTTCACTGTTTGACCCTTCATCTAAATCAGTTGCTTCCACTCTGATAACGCTTGCACCCAATTTTACATTTTCGGATAATGTTGCAGAATATACTTCTTGTGTAAATATTGGATGGTTATCATTTGAGTCAAGAACTATAATTGTAACATTCAGAGTTCCAGATCTTGGTGGATTTCCACCATCAACTGCAGTAAGTACAAGTCTTTGCTCAGCGTCCTTTTCTCTGTCCAGAGGCTTTTGTAAAATCAAGAAAGGTATCTTATCATCTCCTCGTTCTCTAATTTGTATATTAAAATACTCGTTGGAATTTAATTTGTACGCTCGCACCGTATTAACAGCAACATCTGGATCATGCGCACTAGGTAATTGGAAACGTTTTCCAGCAGGCATGGATTCAGGTATTTCTAAAATCTTCTCTGCCTCTTGAAACGTAGGTGAATTGTCATTAACGTCTGTAACCTCTACAGCAACATGATGTATTTCCATGGGGTTCTCTGCGACTAATTTAAGATTGACTAAACATGGTGAGATGCCCTCACACAGCTCCTCTCGGTTGACTGTTTTACGCACAAACAGGacgccattgttcacatttaccTCAAATTGAGCCCCCTCTGCGCCTGAAACAATGCGAAAACGTCTATCCACCAACGTGCCGATGTCCAGTCCAAGATCCCTGGCGACATTCCCTACTACCGTTCCCACTTTGACTTCCTCTGCGATGGAATATTTTATCTGTGCtgaaaccttctcccaacaaacCAAGATGATGCAGAGAAAGAGTCCTTTCCTTTGTCCTCCAGCTCTCATATTTCCAGCCTGGATTACAGTTCTAAATCCAAATTCCATCAGAAGTGAAACCtctaaaaatgacaaaagtaTTTATCATGAGTATAGCTTGAAAGATAGAATAA
This Corythoichthys intestinalis isolate RoL2023-P3 chromosome 11, ASM3026506v1, whole genome shotgun sequence DNA region includes the following protein-coding sequences:
- the LOC130924343 gene encoding protocadherin alpha-4-like isoform X15, with amino-acid sequence MEFGFRTVIQAGNMRAGGQRKGLFLCIILVCWEKVSAQIKYSIAEEVKVGTVVGNVARDLGLDIGTLVDRRFRIVSGAEGAQFEVNVNNGVLFVRKTVNREELCEGISPCLVNLKLVAENPMEIHHVAVEVTDVNDNSPTFQEAEKILEIPESMPAGKRFQLPSAHDPDVAVNTVRAYKLNSNEYFNIQIRERGDDKIPFLILQKPLDREKDAEQRLVLTAVDGGNPPRSGTLNVTIIVLDSNDNHPIFTQEVYSATLSENVKLGASVIRVEATDLDEGSNSEVEYYFGGELDSEIYEMFNLDISTGEITIKAQLDFEKADVYKLDVQAIDKGHLPLSTDCRVIIKILDENDNQPEIDVTSLSKTVAEDSKPGTIISLISITDKDVGLNGKVICSLSQNAPFEIKPSFKDNMYSLVLKDRLDRELVSDYDITITATDCGQPPLSTFKIIHLEVSDVNDNIPTFMHNPIQLYLMENNIQGNSIFSVTAFDKDLNENAALTYHISRGEGSQAKMSTFLNINPETGDITALKSFDFEILKSFHFQVVATDGGSPPLSSNVTVKVFILDQNDNAPVILYPISSNGSAEGVEEIPRNMKAGDLVTKVRAYDADIGYNGWLLFSLGQVTDHSLFSLDRYTGQIRTLRSLTETDEAEHKLLILVKDNGNVSLSATATVTVKLVEPKEAFAASDVKSAAKSEQEEDNMTFYLIITLGSVSLLFVISIIVLIAMQCSKSTEYTSKYLQEANYDGTLCHSIQYRSGDKRYMLVGPRMSIGSTVVPGSHANTLVLPDRRHTSGEPKAPNSDWRYSASLRAGGVMQSSVHMEESSVMQGAQGVLVQNWPTASSAADAEGGEVSPPMGAGVDSNSWHFRYGPGGPGAPPQHLKAGEVPPEAFIIPGSPAIISIRQNQGGEDDKSDFITFGKKEEAKKKKKKKKDKKDKKDKGKDDDE
- the LOC130924343 gene encoding protocadherin alpha-4-like isoform X37 — protein: MEFGFRTVIQAGNMRAGGQRKGLFLCIILVCWEKVSAQIKYSIAEEVKVGTVVGNVARDLGLDIGTLVDRRFRIVSGAEGAQFEVNVNNGVLFVRKTVNREELCEGISPCLVNLKLVAENPMEIHHVAVEVTDVNDNSPTFQEAEKILEIPESMPAGKRFQLPSAHDPDVAVNTVRAYKLNSNEYFNIQIRERGDDKIPFLILQKPLDREKDAEQRLVLTAVDGGNPPRSGTLNVTIIVLDSNDNHPIFTQEVYSATLSENVKLGASVIRVEATDLDEGSNSEVEYYFGGELDSEIYEMFNLDISTGEITIKAQLDFEKADVYKLDVQAIDKGHLPLSTDCRVIIKILDENDNQPEIDVTSLSKTVAEDSKPGTIISLISITDKDVGLNGKVICSLSQNAPFEIKPSFKDNMYSLVLKDRLDRELVSDYDITITATDCGQPPLSTFKIIHLEVSDVNDNIPTFMHNPIQLYLMENNIQGNSIFSVTAFDKDLNENAALTYHISRGEGSQAKMSTFLNINPETGDITALKSFDFEILKSFHFQVVATDGGSPPLSSNVTVKVFILDQNDNAPVILYPISSNGSAEGVEEIPRNMKAGDLVTKVRAYDADIGYNGWLLFSLGQVTDHSLFSLDRYTGQIRTLRSLTETDEAEHKLLILVKDNGNVSLSATATVTVKLVEPKEAFAASDVKSAAKSEQEEDNMTFYLIITLGSVSLLFVISIIVLIAMQCSKSTEYTSKYLQEANYDGTLCHSIQYRSGDKRYMLVGPRMSIGSTVVPGSHANTLVLPDRRHTSGEKGPVEGQEVGNGTDGGLHLCRYGDERGTSESIMAAPSGNRSIGRRPCR